The Cololabis saira isolate AMF1-May2022 chromosome 5, fColSai1.1, whole genome shotgun sequence genome segment CTTGTATTGTGCAACGTACTCCTTTACAAGGATAATGTGCAGGCTCTTAATTTGGAGTAAATACCACATACTGAACCCCATTGCTATAAATATCAAAATCTTATTCTGTGTTgcagaatgaaacaaaataatctttTGATCTTTTCATTTGTTGTTAATAAAATTACAGAATGATTTTGTTCACATTTCAACAAACCAGCCACTCACCAGTCCTTGAACATCTTCTGACGACCTCTGGTAATGACCTGCGAGTGCTTTGTAGTCAGGCAATTGTTTGTTACAATCCAGGCAACGGAGTCTGTGCCGAATAACATTGTCAGGATATAAGGGCAGGACGGGCTCACTTTTAGACGAGAGTGATGGTGATGCGTAAGAACTCGTGTTCACCGGTTCAGTGTTCAGGGGTACAAACATTTCCTCCTCTGATATGGGTTTCAAATGGAGCTGTGTGCACTGCATAACCATGCCATTATTTTTGTGTTCGCGTGCATGTGCCATCAAGGCACACTTGTTGAAGAAAACCATCGTCTTTGCGCAATGTGTACATCCTACTTCTATGTGGACGCTCCTCCTGCTGTAATGAAATGCAAGACTCCTCTCGACCCCAAAGGAGTCCCCACACTCCAGGCAGCAGTATCCATGCGGTGGAAGGTTGATGCCACTCCCCGGAGGAGGATTTAAGTTTGGTACATATTTAGGCACAGGGTTTGAATTGTTCAGTAGTCTGTGTAAGGTTCCTGCAGCTGTGTTTGAAACAGATGCACGTGGCTGAGGGTTGGCTGATTTGACCTGGTGAACCAGTGGGACAGTGCTGCACACTGTAGAGGAAAGTGTATGCTGGCTCTGTTGGTGGGAGGTGGAGCGTGCAGCTACTGAGGCAGCAACGCTGTGAGGGACCAGGTTTAAACTAGCTAAGTGCATTGCTTTTGGAAGGAAGTTTGTGTTAGTTGCATGGCCTGTTGTAGATGATGCTCTCTTTGGTTTCTGCACCAGATGTGAAACAGGTCTTTTGCCAGGACCACTGGCACCATGCagatttgttgcagatttccttgAGTTTTCTTCAGGCTTTCTGTTTAAAACCTTCGGTGAAGATGTGCTAGCCGGGTTACCTTTGGCCTGCATTCCAACTACATGCTCAACTGTTTGAGACCGGTGAGGAGATGCATTGCAGTAAGAATCCTCACTAATCATACTCTGACATGGAGAGGATTCATAGGCAGAGTTAATTTCATCAGTTTCTGATTCTGGTAGCACACTGGTTACTGTGCGTTTGATCTGCCCGGATGTGGTTTTGATAGTTTTAATTCTAACCCTGGGGATAGCTGGGGGTGAGCCAGACAACACTGCAGGGGATACTTTGTCACTGGTATCACTGCAGATACTCATAGGGCTATCAGACGGTTTCATTAACCGTTTTACTGCTTCAAGGGGACTTCGGGGGCTTCTTGGCGATACGGGCAACTTTGGGCTACCTTTAATAAGGCAGTCATTCTGAACCACTGATACTTCTCTAGGATTAGTCTGCTCACTGGGATCTTTTCTAGCATTTAGAGCAACCAGAGCCTCAAGGCAAGAAGACAACTTTGATGTGTGAGATTTGGCAGGTGAACAAGAGATATTAACGTCTATTGTGTTTCCAAAATTGCAGCTGGTATCAATGAAGTTCTGCTCACTGTTGGTTAGGGGAAATGCATACTGGTCCTTAGGCGTCTTCCCTGTTTCATTTCTGATGCAGTTAATAGAAGGGTCCTGTCTTCTGCCATTCTCTGCTCTGCTTTCTTGACTGTCCTTCAGGCAATTATCAAACAAACAAAGGCCGATTTTATCCTGATTGTCTGGGACTGAAGGTTCCACCGACACTGGAGCTTCTGGAAAACAGGGTCTCTCTTGTTTTGGCTGACTTTCATCTCTACTACTAGGAGCGTCTTCAGATTCAGGACTGGAGACGGGACTGAAATGTGACAGCGACTGTGAAAACACCGGTGTCCCATCAGGTTTGTGCTGAAAGGGAGCTTCTCCGTGGATATCCGGAAAACTCTCCCCATTCAAACCGGACACAAGGGATCTGGAAAAGCTAGTGTCGTTTGGCTCGGCCGGGTCAATGCAGGTTTCTTGATCTCTGAATCCATTTTGCAGCGACGGTCCCGAGTGAAGCTTATCCTCAAAGCCGTCCAACGACCCCTGTCGACTTGTGTTTTTCACAATGACACTAACGACGGGGGTATCTGCCGTCGTGACAGCTTGATTATTGATTAAGCCGGCATCCAGGCACATCCCCGTGTGTTTCAGCTGGTTCTCCGGCTCCTCGTGGTTGCCGTGGATGGGCTCCTTGGCAACCAGTCCTGTGGCATCAGGGATGTCAAAGGCTGCCAGGAGATCATCAAAATCTGGGGTTTTCATGTCACCCATGGCTGCATGTTCTCACCAACCTACAACACACAGCAAACATTTATATTAAATGGCGTGCCATTTCATATTGTTGTGTtttaagtgtgttttttttttaaactgtcgtTTAAAGTGAACAGCAGCAGGGAAACGTCATCAATgctaagcctgatttatggttctgcgttaaatcgacgcagagcatacggcgtaggctctgcgtcggtgtaacgcaggaccataaatcagcctgtagcCACCGCTACAGCGCTGCTCCTCTCCATCTCATTGAAAAACATGCACAAACAGAGCACAGGGAGGAAAACGTATAAATACAGTTCAAGCCTGCAgattttattaaacataaacacAGGGATTAGATAAACGCTGTCTTTGTAGCAAAAGCACACACGAGTCGGGTAAAGTTAGCACGCTATCTTAGCAACAAGCCCCCGCGACGAATAATGTGATTTAGGGGCGAGTCGTTTTTGTTAAGACTGGTAAGAGCACTTACCATTTGACCCGATTATACTTAGTGCTCTAATAAGCGGGTTAAAAGGCCATTGAGGCTGGGCGCTAAGTGAGGCTGATTCCGGGGTTCGGAGCTAACGGAGCTAAAGCTACTAACGTCAACTTTCCCCTGGCGAGGGGGATTCAGCCCTCGGCGCTGACGCACAGGCTCAACACAGGGCAGCGCAGTTTACTAAGGGTAAGGCAAgggaagtttatttttatagcacaatttaacacaaggcaattcaaagtgctttacatcaacattaaaagcggcaagacacaattaaacagtaaataacaaataaaatgaaataaaactataataaaggacataacataataaaaagcacaagttgttaaaaattaagggcagtagagtacagcaggtaagtatttaatttaagagtatgctttagtaaacagtaatgtttttagacctgatttaaaggatctacagttggagcagacctcaggtctacaggaagtttgttccaccggtgaggagcagaataactgaacgctgcctcaccttgcttggttctgttttttttttttagactttgctcttgatgttttatatgttcatatgttttattcttcttttattttgctgattgtatgtttattatgtaaagcactttggttcacctgtaggtcgatgtaaggtgctatataaataaagtacatttacatttacatttgttctcgggaaccacaacaaaccagatccagatgaacctcaggggtctgggagcttcataggaactaacagatcaaccatgtattttggtccaagaccattcagtgctttgtagaccagcagtaagattctaaactctatcctttggaagccagtgtagcgatttaATGAATGTAGACAGAATTAGAAATGTTTTACTGTGTCCCCCCACTCCCTGCAACTTTAAAGGTGTACTGTAATTAGGCTGGCGTATATGTTTCaatgtaatataatatttaGATGCAGGCCGTTAGATGTTTCACATGGATAGAATTCCAATAAATGAGGAAATTTAAGGCTCCCTAAGGGTAATTTATCCTAGCGCTGCTGGTTTTCAGCATTCTTGATCAAATATGTTTCTTAAAGGTCTTGCACTGCACATAtattggttaaaaaaagaaaagaaaagattaaaaacaaaaattcacCTGATACGATTCATTAAATGCATTCCCttcgggattaataaagtatctatctatctatctatctatctatctatctatctatctatctatctatctatctatctatctatctatctatctatctatctatctatctatctatctatctatctatctatctatctatctatctatctatctatctatctatctatctatctatctatctatctatctatctaaagtATCACAAATTTGCGCTCCAATCCACAGTGGCATTCACTGTTGACCTTATTATACTGTAAACTCATCATTGTCAGTTTATATATAAcacaaagcaaataaaacaaccaGGCACAAGCTCCTCTGTTTGTTTTCACAGACAGCGTGGATGCATTATATTAGGTATCCCGATAAGATAGGGGGTGTTTgagtgtttctttttattacTGAGGATATCCTGAGAAGCATATCTGAATCAAATTACTCAATGAAATACAGGGTAATATaatgtaaataaacaaaaatccgAAGCAGTCACTTTTAGACTAATAAGGAAGTCATGCCTCCTTGTGCAGTCTGGACCAAATTATTACACTTCAAAGACAACCGTGTATGATTTAAACTGTCGTGAATGATTTAACTTCAGCTGTACGAGTCATCACGTATGACACCAGAAACTCTTGTATTTGGACAAAGGTTTAAGTCAAGAGTTTTAAGTTACCTGTAAAacacagctgagggaggaagagCATCACTGTGTTTCCCGTTAGTTACAGCGGGTTTGTAGTCAAAGAGCAGGAATTCCTGCTAATACAACCCTGTGTGAGGGTTAGTGCCATAACCCTCCTGACTGCTGTCACATACACAAGCGCACAGCCACAATGATGCTGTAAAACAAACATACCCATATTTATATTAcatatatgcatacacatatttATTATAAAACTTTACTTTACCTCAAATCTGCAACTTTTTAAACCAAGGCAGGCAAACCTTTGGCATTAGACCTTAAACATTCTGTTATAACTTGTTTGAAATTAAACGTAATTATTTAGTTTAGATGTTAGTAAATAATCAGAAATCTCAAGATGGTATGGCATATACTCAATTTTATGCTTCTGGATAAATCTATGCTGAATGTTATCATACTACAGAGGCTGAAGCTGGCCTTGCCTCTGGTGCATTTGTGTATAACAAGTGGTGACAACTTTACAACATTTAAACTTACAAACTGTCGTTACACAATATGACGGTGAACATTAGACACGTCTGAGGTTGCTGAGCCAGAGCATTTAACATTCTACTATTCggtcttttatcagatcattaATCTCTGCTAATGGATTTCAGTCTGCAAGGATGTGCAAACACTCACCGGACAAAATAGACAGCCATTTCAAGCATGAATGATCATTTTTTAGTCATATTCCTCCAGCCATATTGTGCCCATATTGCGTGTTATGAGCCACAGAATAAAAGCACTTTGAAGACAAAAGGCTTTATGTGGCGTAGGAAAATGTGGATATGAGAAGCAGAAGTAGGGGAAACAGATGGTATTACTGGTACATCAAATCATGAATCATCACCCTGAAAGTCAAGTAGCCTGCAAACTGTGCTATGATATATCTAATTGAGCAACATACATACTGCATCCAATAGGCAATATCCCAGATCTTAATGTTTAAAGAGATAAGATAAGGTTATACAACTTCACATTGATTTAACAATGCTGGCTTATGAAAAGAAGACGTGAATCGGCAGCCTTTCATTCTAATATGACAGTacacttcttttttaattgaattgaatgcctattattgtcattatacaacGGAATTTTAGAGCTTCTCCTGTGCTCAGTGccaaaacaattaaaattaaaacaacaagTAAGTAAGTGAAAAAAAGCACagatatgcaaaatattactataaaaataaaaagtataaagttttttttatggtAACTGTACatcttgtattttgtatttgttcAGGATTTTTAGTACAGTCCATGAAAGAACAGAGGAACGACTTTGTTTTATTGTACTGATATAATTTTAGAATTTTATTGCCATTTACgtgggtgtgtttttttttatttatcatgtTATCATATCACCTTTTATGACTTATATGGAGCATGGGTGGATCACACCCTACGCTGGAAGAACTCTTTCCTGATTAATCAGCTATTACTTTAGCAGGAAATCTTATAATTTCTTGTTTAagacatgttttgtcacatgatGCATTAAATCACACCTGATGAATGACACTGATTCATCCCCTCTGTGATATACTTACGGAGAAATCTGaagctgtttaaaaaaaatagcctGATAGTTAATAAGGGCAGGGGCA includes the following:
- the znf592 gene encoding zinc finger protein 592; translated protein: MGDMKTPDFDDLLAAFDIPDATGLVAKEPIHGNHEEPENQLKHTGMCLDAGLINNQAVTTADTPVVSVIVKNTSRQGSLDGFEDKLHSGPSLQNGFRDQETCIDPAEPNDTSFSRSLVSGLNGESFPDIHGEAPFQHKPDGTPVFSQSLSHFSPVSSPESEDAPSSRDESQPKQERPCFPEAPVSVEPSVPDNQDKIGLCLFDNCLKDSQESRAENGRRQDPSINCIRNETGKTPKDQYAFPLTNSEQNFIDTSCNFGNTIDVNISCSPAKSHTSKLSSCLEALVALNARKDPSEQTNPREVSVVQNDCLIKGSPKLPVSPRSPRSPLEAVKRLMKPSDSPMSICSDTSDKVSPAVLSGSPPAIPRVRIKTIKTTSGQIKRTVTSVLPESETDEINSAYESSPCQSMISEDSYCNASPHRSQTVEHVVGMQAKGNPASTSSPKVLNRKPEENSRKSATNLHGASGPGKRPVSHLVQKPKRASSTTGHATNTNFLPKAMHLASLNLVPHSVAASVAARSTSHQQSQHTLSSTVCSTVPLVHQVKSANPQPRASVSNTAAGTLHRLLNNSNPVPKYVPNLNPPPGSGINLPPHGYCCLECGDSFGVERSLAFHYSRRSVHIEVGCTHCAKTMVFFNKCALMAHAREHKNNGMVMQCTQLHLKPISEEEMFVPLNTEPVNTSSYASPSLSSKSEPVLPLYPDNVIRHRLRCLDCNKQLPDYKALAGHYQRSSEDVQGLICKVCSMLLPNKCSFRAHQRIHAHKSPYCCPECGAMSRSADIQKHVMENCLHYARKAWYKCLHCDVVFRTLQGQKSHVEEKHCEVFYKCSACPVAFKTSDSCEVHFKNKHHASKLSPQLVFKCSCEAIFKKKQLFFQHFHQNASKRVTCVFKCPECNSVFPQKYLLMQHFKVVHVGNATAETEKVTKEKARTDKSTDFHSVQPQKSHNPHKLTEGPRKKSEKDSKPRVKPRGWTCGECLQFFTDRESYVSHVKTKHGKTVKKYPCRHCEQSFNTATSLRRHIRSEHDGKRRIYTCWYCTNSKTIFTTSVMLKNHISLMHGIKNPDLSQMPKISIPGYQESLGKGFVSALPTVDKQTDHPAHTDLEAPSAKRLKTQFRCSKCGFITDNSAEFHQHIPQHKTDKNTPQCLHCGLCFTSVRSLNRHLFIVHKVKDLEKKEMNIMEKEQSNWPVRSVEPHELNEFEPSQEKEPEGPRCTKTTDFSFKTGPSLSDKSSLSPAVRAT